The following proteins come from a genomic window of Ictalurus furcatus strain D&B chromosome 26, Billie_1.0, whole genome shotgun sequence:
- the fgb gene encoding fibrinogen beta chain has product MKFLLFLSVCVCGALAQANSDYDDEDAVDVKTPPPPKVEFTDPRGHRPLSRGREVYTPVAAPPPVSGRGRYGPRPTAVTEKQLQEEKKEIIDSGGCIHASEAMGVLCPTGCELKTALLKQERDVKPTVAQLKRDVETLSQTSNSVYRYVDELTSEVTERQRINNGNDDLVNQYTDDLEVQHAYVKETVDVSFPQNIKILQGVLEKLREKIQRLERAVTSQNEKCAEPCVVSCPIPVVSGKDCEDVFRNGGETSELYLVRPEPSQAPYKVYCDQTTQNGGWLLIQNRLDGSVDFGRRWDDYKRGFGNVAFDVGKGHCETPGEYWLGNDRISQLTKTGPTEVLIELQDWAGTKTYAQYQQFTVQGEASNYILAVDKYSGTAGNALLTGATELFGVNRTMTIHNGMMFSTYDRDNDRWVPGDPSKQCSREDGGGWWYNACHSANPNGRYYWGGAYTKNMAKHGTDDGVVWMNWKGSWYSLKAVSLKIRPFFAQK; this is encoded by the exons ATGAagttcctcctcttcctcagtgtgtgtgtgtgtggagcgcTGGCTCAGGCCAATtctgattatgatgatgaagatgctgtA gatGTAAAAACACCACCGCCG CCCAAAGTGGAATTCACAGACCCTCGAGGTCACAGGCCTCTTTCCAGGGGCCGTGAGGTCTACACACCTGTCGCTGCTCCACCTCCTGTTAGCGGACGTGGACGTTACGGACCGCGCCCCACTGCGGTGACCGAGAAACAGCttcaggaggagaagaaggaaatTATTGACAGTGGGGGATGCATACATGCTTCGGAGGCAATG GGTGTGCTCTGTCCTACAGGCTGTGAATTGAAAACAGCTTTGCTGAAGCAGGAGCGTGACGTTAAACCTACGGTGGCTCAGCTAAAGAGAGACGTGGAAACTCTGTCACAGACCTCCAACTCCGTCTACAGATACGTGGACGAGCTGACCTCAGAGGTCACTGAGAGACAGAGGATCAATAACG GTAATGACGACTTGGTCAATCAGTACACAGACGACCTGGAGGTCCAGCATGCATATGTGAAAGAAACTGTGGATGTCTCGTttccacaaaacattaaaatccTGCAGGGAGTCCTGGAGAAACTGCGGGAGAAGATCCAGCGTCTGGAGAGGGCTGTGACTTCTCAGAATGAGAAGTGTGCTGAACCGTGTGTAGTGTCCTGCCCCATCCCAGTGGTGTCTGGAAAAGACTGCGAGGATGTTTTCAGGAACGGAGGAGAAACTTCTGAGCTGTATCTGGTGCGCCCAGAACCCTCACAAGCACCTTACAAGGTCTACTGTGACCAGACAACGCAGAACGGAG GATGGCTGCTCATTCAGAACCGTTTGGACGGTAGCGTGGACTTCGGCCGGAGATGGGATGATTACAAGAGAGGTTTTGGAAACGTTGCGTTTGATGTTGGGAAAGGTCACTGCGAAACTCCTG GCGAGTACTGGCTCGGTAATGACCGCATCAGTCAGCTCACTAAGACGGGCCCAACTGAAGTCCTGATCGAGCTGCAGGACTGGGCAGGCACGAAGACATACGCTCAGTACCAACAGTTCACCGTACAAGGCGAAGCTTCGAACTACATCCTGGCAGTGGATAAATACTCCGGCACGGCGGGAAATGCCTTACTCACTGGTGCAACAGAGCTGTTTGGTGTAAATCGCACCATGACCATCCACAACGGCATGATGTTCAGCACCTACGACAGAGACAATGACCGATG GGTACCTGGTGACCCGTCTAAGCAGTGTTCAAGAGAAGATGGAGGTGGATGGTGGTATAACGCCTGCCATTCAGCCAATCCTAATGGCCGATACTACTGGGGCGGAGCGTACACAAAGAACATGGCCAAACACGGCACAGACGACGGCGTGGTGTGGATGAACTGGAAGGGCTCGTGGTACTCGCTCAAGGCCGTCAGCCTGAAGATCAGACCCTTCTTTGCtcagaaataa
- the si:dkeyp-75b4.10 gene encoding ladderlectin isoform X2, which produces MKILIAFVLVTLAFSGCDATSPVRKCNSGWTGFGRKCYKYVAEAKPWAEAEQHCQVFGGNLASVHSNQTHFFLKRMGKISGSYKRTWIGAQDATQNSLWLWSDGSVFDFSAWHSGEPNHSGGEHCVEMNYGDEVLWNDARCTTNLYFVCQKVENIKNCL; this is translated from the exons ATGAAGATTTTGATTGCGTTTGTCCTTGTTACGCTGGCTTTCAGTGGATGTGACGCAACAT caCCTGTAAGAAAATGCAACAGTGGTTGGACAGGATTTGGGAGAAAGTGCTATAAATATGTAGCCGAGGCAAAACCATGGGCAGAAGCCGAG CAACACTGTCAGGTCTTTGGAGGAAACCTTGCGTCTGTGCACAGTAACCAAACGCACTTTTTTCTTAAGAGAATGGGGAAAATCTCTGGCAGCTACAAACGCACCTGGATCGGAGCTCAGGATGCAACTCAG AACTCCCTCTGGCTGTGGAGCGACGGCTCGGTGTTCGATTTCAGCGCCTGGCATTCAGGAGAGCCGAATCATTCAGGAGGAGAACACTGCGTGGAAATGAACTACGGAG ATGAGGTCCTGTGGAACGACGCCCGGTGCACCACCAACCTTTACTTTGTGTGTCAAAAAGTAGAAAACATCAAGAACTGCTTGTAA
- the si:dkeyp-75b4.10 gene encoding ladderlectin isoform X1, whose translation MIFVILYPYGAFLHYTVYLLDIIYSSFISVPKVFTKMKILIAFVLVTLAFSGCDATSPVRKCNSGWTGFGRKCYKYVAEAKPWAEAEQHCQVFGGNLASVHSNQTHFFLKRMGKISGSYKRTWIGAQDATQNSLWLWSDGSVFDFSAWHSGEPNHSGGEHCVEMNYGDEVLWNDARCTTNLYFVCQKVENIKNCL comes from the exons ATgatatttgtcattttatacCCATATGGAGCGTTCCTGCATTATACTGTTTACTTACTAGATATTATTTACTCATCTTTTATTTCTGTCCCAAAGGTTTTTACCAAAATGAAGATTTTGATTGCGTTTGTCCTTGTTACGCTGGCTTTCAGTGGATGTGACGCAACAT caCCTGTAAGAAAATGCAACAGTGGTTGGACAGGATTTGGGAGAAAGTGCTATAAATATGTAGCCGAGGCAAAACCATGGGCAGAAGCCGAG CAACACTGTCAGGTCTTTGGAGGAAACCTTGCGTCTGTGCACAGTAACCAAACGCACTTTTTTCTTAAGAGAATGGGGAAAATCTCTGGCAGCTACAAACGCACCTGGATCGGAGCTCAGGATGCAACTCAG AACTCCCTCTGGCTGTGGAGCGACGGCTCGGTGTTCGATTTCAGCGCCTGGCATTCAGGAGAGCCGAATCATTCAGGAGGAGAACACTGCGTGGAAATGAACTACGGAG ATGAGGTCCTGTGGAACGACGCCCGGTGCACCACCAACCTTTACTTTGTGTGTCAAAAAGTAGAAAACATCAAGAACTGCTTGTAA